One Amycolatopsis thermophila DNA segment encodes these proteins:
- a CDS encoding biliverdin-producing heme oxygenase → MVAPLVVDLDLDRTPFSTTLRESTRRAHDRAHHSRYMRDLFSGDLDLPEYARLAAQYWFIYEAIEGAADAMRRDPVGGRFVFDELRRLPALAVDLEFLYGEHWRDRIRPVPATEDYAHRIRSVAFDWAGGYVAHHYTRYLGDLAGGQAVRKLLAKAHGVEGPGALFYHFDDIDNVPAFRKRYKALLDDTPWTEAERARIVTETLVAFEFNIAVLDDLTQ, encoded by the coding sequence ATGGTGGCTCCCCTCGTGGTTGATCTCGATCTGGACCGGACCCCGTTCTCGACCACACTGAGGGAGTCGACACGCCGCGCCCACGACCGGGCGCACCACTCGCGGTACATGCGGGACCTGTTCAGCGGCGACCTCGACCTGCCGGAGTACGCCCGGCTGGCCGCCCAGTACTGGTTCATCTACGAGGCCATCGAGGGCGCGGCCGACGCGATGCGGCGCGACCCGGTCGGCGGGCGGTTCGTGTTCGACGAGCTGCGCCGGCTCCCCGCGCTGGCCGTCGACCTGGAATTCCTCTACGGCGAGCACTGGCGCGACCGCATCCGGCCGGTGCCCGCCACGGAGGACTACGCGCACCGCATCCGCTCGGTCGCCTTCGACTGGGCGGGCGGCTACGTCGCCCACCACTACACCCGCTACCTCGGCGACCTCGCCGGCGGGCAGGCCGTACGGAAACTGCTGGCCAAGGCGCACGGCGTCGAGGGGCCGGGCGCGTTGTTCTACCACTTCGACGACATCGACAACGTCCCCGCGTTCCGCAAGCGGTACAAGGCGCTCCTCGACGACACCCCGTGGACCGAGGCCGAGCGCGCCCGGATCGTCACCGAAACGCTGGTCGCGTTCGAGTTCAACATCGCGGTGCTCGACGACCTGACCCAGTGA
- a CDS encoding glutamate--cysteine ligase, whose translation MGKEVSADSFTPRDRARYRHKLQRCLDTLARMLADDGFSFPRRHIGLEVELNLVDDRLRPSMSNSAVLESLDHESFTTELSQHNIELNVPPRPLAGRSAIELEDDLVGYLADADSHANATGSRLAVIGILPTLAEDHFDQKWITNNTRYTLLNDQIFAARGEDITLSLDGAALGGHNPERLRTYAESILPEAACTSVQLHVQVAPEEFATHWNAAQCLAGVQVAVGANSPFLLGKALWHETRIPLFLQATDTRPEELRNQGVRPRVWFGERWITSIFDLFEENVRYFPGLLPETVREDPLDALEAGQAPKLTELMLHNGTVWRWNRPVYDVVDGKPHLRVENRVLPAGPTVLDMMANAAFFYGAQRALAEAERPLWTQMSFQAAEENLYAGARNGFDAQLYWPGQGWVPPDELVLRVLLPLAVDGLRSADVSEAAIDRYLGVIEQRCLTRRNGAWWQRAVVAEAEENGSDRESALTAMLGRYLELSRSGEAVHTWPVDPA comes from the coding sequence CTGGACACCCTCGCCCGGATGCTGGCCGACGACGGGTTCTCGTTCCCGCGAAGACACATCGGGCTCGAGGTCGAACTGAACCTGGTGGACGACCGCCTGCGGCCGTCGATGTCCAACAGCGCCGTGCTGGAGTCCCTGGACCACGAATCCTTCACCACCGAGCTGTCGCAGCACAACATCGAGCTGAACGTGCCGCCGCGCCCGCTCGCCGGCCGGTCGGCGATCGAGCTGGAGGACGACCTCGTCGGCTACCTCGCCGACGCGGACTCGCACGCGAACGCGACCGGTTCGCGGCTGGCCGTGATCGGCATCCTGCCGACGCTGGCGGAAGACCACTTCGACCAGAAGTGGATCACCAACAACACCCGCTACACCCTGCTCAACGACCAGATCTTCGCCGCCCGCGGCGAGGACATCACGCTGTCGCTCGACGGCGCGGCGCTCGGCGGGCACAACCCGGAGCGCTTGCGCACCTACGCCGAGTCGATCCTCCCCGAGGCCGCGTGCACCTCCGTGCAGCTGCACGTCCAGGTGGCGCCCGAGGAGTTCGCCACGCACTGGAACGCCGCGCAGTGCCTGGCCGGCGTGCAGGTGGCCGTCGGCGCGAACTCCCCGTTCCTGCTGGGCAAGGCCCTGTGGCACGAGACGCGCATCCCGCTGTTCCTGCAGGCCACCGACACGCGACCGGAGGAGCTGCGCAACCAGGGTGTCCGGCCGCGGGTGTGGTTCGGCGAACGCTGGATCACCTCGATCTTCGACCTGTTCGAGGAGAACGTCCGCTACTTCCCCGGCCTGCTGCCCGAGACCGTGCGCGAGGACCCGCTGGACGCGCTGGAGGCCGGTCAGGCGCCGAAGCTGACCGAGCTCATGCTGCACAACGGCACCGTGTGGCGGTGGAACCGCCCGGTGTACGACGTGGTCGACGGCAAGCCGCACCTGCGCGTGGAGAACCGGGTCCTGCCGGCCGGGCCGACGGTGCTGGACATGATGGCCAACGCCGCGTTCTTCTACGGCGCGCAACGGGCGCTGGCCGAGGCAGAACGTCCACTGTGGACGCAGATGTCGTTCCAGGCGGCCGAGGAGAACCTCTACGCCGGTGCCCGCAACGGCTTCGACGCGCAGCTCTACTGGCCGGGCCAGGGCTGGGTGCCACCGGACGAGCTGGTGCTGCGCGTACTGCTGCCGCTCGCGGTCGACGGGCTGCGCAGCGCCGACGTGTCGGAGGCGGCGATCGACCGCTACCTCGGCGTCATCGAGCAGCGCTGCCTGACCCGCCGCAACGGGGCGTGGTGGCAGCGCGCGGTGGTGGCCGAGGCCGAGGAGAACGGGTCCGACCGCGAGTCGGCGCTGACCGCGATGCTGGGCCGCTACCTCGAGCTGAGCCGGAGCGGCGAGGCCGTGCACACCTGGCCCGTGGACCCTGCGTGA
- a CDS encoding arylamine N-acetyltransferase family protein — MDVDAYLARIGAARPAAPTADALRELHVAHLMAVPFENLSVHLPERIVLDEDALFDKIVRGRRGGFCYELNGLFAALLRELGFPVTLLGARVFGGGRWGAPFDHLALRVDLDEPWLADVGFGRFARHPLRLSACEPQDDAEGEFLVLDSPGGEIEVRHNGEPAYRLEPRARELADFVPTCWWQATSPDSHFTQNVVCTISTPSGRITLAGDKLIETVDGKRAERDLTAAEKVEAYRVHFGIHVNEAPVLGHFPAPGLRPFPN, encoded by the coding sequence ATGGATGTCGACGCGTACCTGGCCCGCATCGGGGCCGCCCGGCCCGCTGCCCCGACCGCGGACGCGCTCCGCGAGCTGCACGTGGCGCACCTGATGGCGGTGCCGTTCGAGAACCTCAGCGTTCACCTGCCCGAGCGAATCGTGCTCGACGAGGACGCGTTGTTCGACAAGATCGTGCGCGGGCGCCGCGGCGGCTTCTGCTACGAGCTCAACGGCCTGTTCGCGGCCCTGCTGCGGGAGCTGGGGTTCCCGGTAACGCTGCTGGGCGCGCGCGTGTTCGGCGGCGGGCGGTGGGGCGCGCCGTTCGACCACCTGGCCCTGCGGGTCGACCTGGACGAGCCGTGGCTGGCCGACGTCGGCTTCGGCCGCTTCGCCCGGCACCCGCTGCGGCTGAGCGCGTGCGAGCCGCAGGACGACGCCGAGGGCGAGTTCCTGGTGCTGGACTCGCCGGGGGGCGAGATCGAGGTCCGGCACAACGGCGAGCCGGCCTACCGGCTGGAGCCCCGGGCGCGGGAGCTGGCCGACTTCGTCCCGACCTGCTGGTGGCAGGCCACCTCGCCGGACTCGCACTTCACGCAGAACGTCGTGTGCACGATCTCGACGCCGTCCGGGCGGATCACCCTGGCCGGCGACAAGCTGATCGAAACGGTCGACGGCAAGCGGGCCGAGCGGGACCTGACCGCCGCGGAGAAGGTCGAGGCGTACCGGGTGCACTTCGGGATACACGTGAACGAAGCCCCGGTGCTGGGACACTTCCCGGCACCGGGGCTCCGCCCGTTCCCGAACTGA
- a CDS encoding superoxide dismutase — MARYELPDLDYDYGALAPHISGEINELHHSKHHATYVKGANDTLDKLAEARDKGDFGSIVGLETTLAFNLAGHANHVVWWKILSPEGGDKPTGELASAIDDAFGSWDKFQAQFTAVATTIQGNGWAALSWDPVGKTLITQQLRDHHNNLILPTVPILLVDVWEHAFYLDYKNVKADYVKALWNVYNWGEISKRFDNAVSGGNGLLL; from the coding sequence ATGGCCCGCTACGAGCTTCCTGACCTCGACTACGACTACGGCGCGCTCGCTCCGCACATCTCGGGTGAGATCAACGAGCTGCACCACAGCAAGCACCACGCGACCTACGTCAAGGGCGCCAACGACACCCTGGACAAGCTCGCCGAGGCTCGGGACAAGGGCGACTTCGGCTCGATCGTCGGTCTCGAGACCACGCTGGCGTTCAACCTGGCCGGGCACGCCAACCACGTGGTGTGGTGGAAGATCCTCTCCCCCGAGGGCGGCGACAAGCCGACCGGCGAGCTCGCGTCCGCGATCGACGACGCGTTCGGCTCCTGGGACAAGTTCCAGGCGCAGTTCACCGCCGTCGCCACCACCATCCAGGGCAACGGCTGGGCCGCGCTGTCCTGGGACCCGGTGGGCAAGACGCTGATCACGCAGCAGCTGCGCGACCACCACAACAACCTGATCCTGCCGACCGTGCCGATCCTGCTGGTCGACGTGTGGGAGCACGCCTTCTACCTCGACTACAAGAACGTCAAGGCGGACTACGTCAAGGCGCTGTGGAACGTCTACAACTGGGGCGAGATCAGCAAGCGGTTCGACAACGCCGTCTCCGGCGGCAACGGCCTGCTCCTCTGA
- a CDS encoding MFS transporter, whose protein sequence is MFASLRVRNYRLFFSGQVISNIGTWMQRIAQDWLVFQLSGNNPVALGIAVMLQFLPTLMLSLWAGVLADRVDKRKLCIAIQSGIGVQALVLGLLDVGGIVTLWQVYVLCFVLGIFSSLDVPARQSFVAEMVGRKQISNAVALNSSVFNMARIVGPAIAGFAITWVGTGWMFLANAVSTLAVITGLLLMNPDQLFRGPAVARAKGQLREGLAYVRGRSDLVSLMVLVFFVSTFGITFFTSLAIVAGNVFGTQADGYGLLSTLIAVGTFTGSLMAARRGARGKPRVRLLLLAAFSLGAVEFVAAFMPTYLAFGIALIPLGFATITFLNTANALVQTSVSPEMRGRVMGLYVLVLIGGNPIGGPMVGWMADTFGGRSPFYIGGVISVITAVACAIVLARRGGMTRPARLAGLRVLSARGERAARTRRAL, encoded by the coding sequence ATGTTCGCGTCCCTGCGGGTGCGCAACTACCGCCTGTTCTTCTCCGGCCAGGTCATCTCGAACATCGGCACCTGGATGCAGCGCATCGCGCAGGACTGGCTGGTTTTCCAGCTGTCCGGCAACAACCCGGTGGCGCTCGGCATCGCGGTGATGCTGCAGTTCCTGCCGACCCTGATGCTGTCGCTGTGGGCCGGCGTGCTCGCCGACCGCGTCGACAAGCGCAAGCTCTGCATCGCGATCCAGAGCGGCATCGGGGTGCAGGCGCTGGTCCTCGGGCTGCTCGACGTCGGCGGCATCGTGACCCTGTGGCAGGTCTACGTCCTGTGCTTCGTGCTCGGGATCTTCAGCTCGCTGGACGTGCCGGCGCGGCAGTCGTTCGTCGCCGAGATGGTGGGGCGCAAGCAGATCAGCAACGCGGTCGCCCTGAACTCGTCGGTGTTCAACATGGCGCGCATCGTCGGGCCCGCCATCGCCGGGTTCGCGATCACCTGGGTCGGCACCGGCTGGATGTTCCTGGCCAACGCGGTCAGCACGCTCGCCGTCATCACCGGCCTGCTGCTGATGAACCCCGACCAGCTCTTCCGCGGCCCCGCGGTGGCGCGCGCCAAGGGACAGCTGCGCGAGGGCCTGGCCTACGTGCGCGGCCGCTCCGACCTGGTGTCGCTGATGGTGCTGGTGTTCTTCGTCAGCACGTTCGGCATCACGTTCTTCACGTCGCTGGCCATCGTCGCGGGCAACGTGTTCGGCACCCAGGCCGACGGCTACGGCCTGCTGTCCACCCTGATCGCGGTCGGCACGTTCACCGGTTCGCTCATGGCCGCCCGCCGGGGCGCCCGCGGCAAGCCGAGGGTGCGGCTGCTGCTGCTCGCCGCCTTCAGCCTGGGCGCGGTCGAGTTCGTGGCCGCGTTCATGCCGACCTACCTGGCCTTCGGCATCGCGCTCATCCCGCTCGGCTTCGCCACGATCACGTTCCTCAACACCGCCAACGCGCTGGTGCAGACGTCGGTCTCGCCGGAGATGCGCGGCCGCGTGATGGGGCTGTACGTGCTGGTGCTGATCGGCGGCAACCCGATCGGCGGCCCGATGGTCGGCTGGATGGCGGACACCTTCGGCGGCCGGTCCCCGTTCTACATCGGCGGCGTGATCTCCGTGATCACGGCCGTGGCCTGCGCGATCGTGCTCGCCCGGCGCGGCGGGATGACGCGGCCGGCTCGGCTGGCCGGGCTGCGGGTGCTCAGCGCCCGAGGAGAGCGGGCAGCACGGACTCGGCGAGCGCTCTGA